The genomic window AGGCAACCGGGCGACATTCTCCTGATCTCCTGCTATGAATTGGGGCACCAGCCGATCGGGATCGCCATGCCGATGGGATTTCTCAAGCGGGCCGGCTATGCGCCGGAAGGAATCGATCTTTCCGTCGAAAAGCTCGATTTGGAAAAGGTCCGGCGCGCCGTATGGATCGGCATCGCCGTCCCGATGCACACGGCGCTTCGGATCGGCGCGCGGGTGCTGGCGCGGGTGCGGGAGATCAACCCCCGCTGCCATGTCGCTTTTTTCGGCCTGTATGCCTCGCTCAACGAAGGATTTCTCTTAGCACAGGGGGCCGATTCGGTGATCGGCGGGGAGTACGAGGGGCCGTTGCTGACCTTGATTGAGCGGCTTTCCGCCGGCCCGGCCGGCGCGGTCGATGCGGACGATTCAATCGAAGGGGTCAGCCGGAAAAAGGGGAGGCGTTCGCCGCTGCTCGACCATCTTCCGTTCGCAGTGCCCGACCGGCAGGCGCTTCCTCCGCTCGCTCAATATGCACAGCTCGAGGAGAACGGCGTTCGTCGGACCGCCGGGTATGTCGAGGCGAGCCGCGGCTGCCGTCACCTCTGCCGCCATTGTCCGATCCCGCCGGTGTATGACGGCCGTTTTTTCCTGATCCCCTACGAGACGGTCCTGGAAGATATCCGCAATCTGGTCCGACTCGGAGCGACCCATATTACCTTCGGCGATCCCGATTTTCTCAACGGCCCGAATCATTCGTTCCGGATCGTCCGCGCGATGCACGATGCTTTTCCGGAGCTCACGTTCGATTTTACCGCCAAGGTCGAGCATCTCTTAAAGCATCGCACGCTGATTCCGGCGTTTGCCTCACTCGGCGGCCGGTTTATCATCTCGGCGGTTGAGTCTTTGAGCGAGACCGTTCTGCTGCATCTTGCAAAGAACCACACCCGGGCCGACATTCTCGAAGCGCTGAAAACCGTCCGAGAAGCGGGGATGGCGCTCCGGCCGTCGCTCGTTCCATTTACCCCCTGGACGACACTCGATGACATGGCCGATCTGTTCCACTTTGTCGAACGGGAAGGGTTGATCGATGCCATCGACCCGGTCCAATATTCGATCCG from Candidatus Manganitrophaceae bacterium includes these protein-coding regions:
- a CDS encoding radical SAM protein, encoding MRQPGDILLISCYELGHQPIGIAMPMGFLKRAGYAPEGIDLSVEKLDLEKVRRAVWIGIAVPMHTALRIGARVLARVREINPRCHVAFFGLYASLNEGFLLAQGADSVIGGEYEGPLLTLIERLSAGPAGAVDADDSIEGVSRKKGRRSPLLDHLPFAVPDRQALPPLAQYAQLEENGVRRTAGYVEASRGCRHLCRHCPIPPVYDGRFFLIPYETVLEDIRNLVRLGATHITFGDPDFLNGPNHSFRIVRAMHDAFPELTFDFTAKVEHLLKHRTLIPAFASLGGRFIISAVESLSETVLLHLAKNHTRADILEALKTVREAGMALRPSLVPFTPWTTLDDMADLFHFVEREGLIDAIDPVQYSIRLLVPPGSLFLTEASMAPHLGPLAQERFTYQWRHPDPRMDALQKEISRWVEQGTAAEEDPAILFYRLKERVAALQEGRPPRPVDVTVDPNRAKPPRLTEPWFCCAEPTENQFAILEASDKIL